CCCCCCGCTTCACCGCGAAGGAGGGGGAGCGCGTCGAGTTCCTCGTGATCGGCATCGGCGACGAGTTCCACACGTTCCACCTGCACGCTCACACGTGGGCGGACAACCGCACGGGGATCCTGGCCAACCAGCTGGACGACACGCAGCTGATCGACGCGAAGACTATCGGACCGTCGGAGACCTTCGGCTTCCAGGTGATCGCCGGCGAGGACGTGGGGCCGGGGTCGTGGATGCTGCACTGTCACGTCCAGCTGCACTCAGATTTCGGGATGGTGACCTTCTTCGACGTCGAGCCGTCCGGGCTCCCCGCGACCTCCATCGGCGCCCCGACACCTGCGCCCCACGTCCACTTCGGGCGCCCTCGGACATGACCCGGCGCCGCCTGTGCGCCCTGCTCGCCGGGGTGCTCCTGGCCGGCGCTGCGCACGTCCCGCTGAGCGCTCAGATCTCCCAGAACGTCATCGAGATCAAGCAGTCCCAGTTCGTCCCCAGCGAGATCGCCATCCGGTCCGGACAGTCGGTGACGTGGCAGATGGCTCCCGCCGAGACGACCC
This window of the Actinomycetota bacterium genome carries:
- a CDS encoding cupredoxin domain-containing protein; amino-acid sequence: MTRRRLCALLAGVLLAGAAHVPLSAQISQNVIEIKQSQFVPSEIAIRSGQSVTWQMAPAETTHTVTSNDGAWPSQTLNRGESFTWVFQNRGVFRFHCQLHPHMKGAVYVDTA